A region of the Anolis carolinensis isolate JA03-04 chromosome 1, rAnoCar3.1.pri, whole genome shotgun sequence genome:
ggggaaacacggtagcatttGCTGCAAAGTTGTCTTCATCTAAAATAATCATGTAATGTATTTTTGCATTGTATTTGGAGACTGCGCATGACTTAAGAAGGCCATGTAAAACACTGTGAACATGTTTCTAGGAGATCCTACTTCTGACATGGTGCTAGATAGGTGTTGGTTATATGTTAGCCTTCCTTCCCAACCTGCACCTTGGTGGTAATTTCTAACCCACCTGATATGGGCCTTTGTAGCATGATGCCACTGTCCTATGCCATTTGTACAATCTGGGATAGTGGCAACTTACCGACAAAGATACTCTATTGCACCACTGCTTCATCAGTACAAGATCCCATGGCTGCACTTCTGTGTGAGAGAGGCTATTCCACTCTCCCACTCTGCCACTTTTCctagtatttttttttatcttttagaCACTTGTTGGTAGAGTGGGCTtaataacaaaagaccctcctcatAAATATACAACTGAGCAACTCATTGGCATCAGATTGACCAGCAGCACCAGTAACCCAAAGTGATAAAAAGGTAAAAAACATacagaccaatgttatatcttccataggaggcttttctttgtagtaaaataatatagttgcactatttacaataacAAGGTTTCCGCAACACGAATAAACAAATACTAGTAGCTTTACACGTAGCAGCCTTCACACTCTGAACCCTATTTCCCCCTCAAcactcagggggtgcttttattgtgcttttcttgcatggcagaagggagttggattggattgGGTTGATTCTTATTACTGACACCAAGAcagagtatgatacagcaaatgagatgtatatgctggatttcatattaaaaaatcgcaagtcgaacacttcccaagcgtttaggactgcgtAATGCATTTTCgtataatgtgtgcagatcccagtaaggtggccttttgcagttgacaggttgtgattttgtcaatgtttattgtttccaaatgccggctgagatcttttggcacgtcacccagtgtgccaattaccacctgtattggtttatgccagagcctttgcagttgaatcttgaggtcctgataacagctgagtatttcctgttgtttttcgtcaattcaactgtcacctgggatggcgacatcaataatccaaacttttttcttttccactaccgtgatgtctggtgtgttgtgttacaaaactttgtcagtctgaattcgaaaatcccacagtatttttgcttgctgattttccactacctttgcaggtttgtgattctattattattattttattatgacacagcaaacaagatagatatgctggacttcatatcacaaaatcacaagtcaaacacttcccaagtgtctaggactgtgtgatgtattttcggattatgcgtggagatcccagcagggtggcctttggcagttggcagatcataattttgtcaatgtctattgtttccaaatgccggctgagatcttttggcacggcacccagtgtgccgatcaccactggcaccacctgcactggtttctgctagagtctttgaagttcaatcttgaggtcctgatagcagctgagtttttcctgttgtttttcgtcaatgcgactgtcacctgggatggcaacatcaatgatccaaaacttttttcttttccacaactgtgatgtctggtgtgttgtgttccagaactttgtcagtctggattcggaagtcccacagtatctttgcatgttcattttccaatacttttgcaggtttgtgatcccaccagttctttgctgcagggaggtggtacttgaggcataagttccaatgaatcatttgggccatgtagttgtgcctctgtttgtagtctgtctgtgcaattttcttacagcagctgaggatatgatcaatggtttcgtcggtttccttgcgcagtctgcattttgggtcatcagctgatttttcgatcttggccttaattgcatttgttctgatggcttgctcctgggctgcaaggatcaggccttctgtcattattattattattattattattattattattattattattattattattataaaaaagctgggtggccatctgttggggatgctttagttgtgcttttcctgcatgatataaTTTGTCAGTGGTGACCCCCTGTTTGTGGAAGTCCCTCCCTAACAAAATTgggttggccccctccctcctatcctttagggggaaaaaacttaaaacatggttgtgggaccaagcatttgagtaGCAGACGCAGAGATAATAATGTAAAGGATTTATGTGACTGACAATGGACAGACCTCAGATTATGGCTTTGAGTTTGTGTAATTTTAAGtggatgtttttataattgatgttttaacaaATAACAAATTCTATGCGTATcaaatttgtagtgcaaaaaaacacacaaaagaacaatagaatatttaaaatgaagaacaattttaagcaacataaaTGTACTAGtaattcaatggaaagtgtgggcctgcttttggctgatgagagagtcaaatgaattaggattgttcttcttgttgtgtgccttcaagtcatttcagacttagagtgaccctaaatctaaagttcagGGCAagtggccaggtaaatggccttgaaaAGCTCCATCCGGCCTGTGGGCTCTAGCAGCTATGGTGGAGTAGAGAGGAAGACAATTTGCCACAGAAGTACCTGGACTTATTTCACCAGGTAGGTTGCAGTACTCTTGCATGATCAAGGGCCATTGACAGGTTCTGCCCATCAAGAGCAGGGACAACTTTGTGGTGGGGAAGTGGTAGACTGGCAATTGATACTTCACATCCTGCTTCTATGATGGTTTATCACCTCCATGTAATAAAGCCCATAATAGTACTCCTAATGCACCAAACCAGGATACATCATTGTCTGGTAAGgtaaggttttccgctgacattaagtctagttgtatccaactctgggggttggtgctcatctccatttctaagacaaagagccagcattgtccgtagacacctccaagggcatgtagtcagcatgactgcatggagtgcaatacctattgatctactcatatttacatgtttttgaactgctaggttggcagaagctggggataactgggggagctcaccctgctccccagatccgAACTGCcatccttttggtcagcaaactcGGCAGATCAGTGGTTCAACCTGCTGCACCACAGGGGGCTCCAATCattatctgaacaaatctttaaaACAGACAAAGCTATGATTTaaatactgaggaattggtgtttTCCAAACAATTTTCTCTCCACAGTTTGCCAAATCTTTTTCAGGGTGATGTTACCAAGAAATCTATAAATACACAAATAGGACTGCCTTCAATGCTATACGTGTTGATTTCCACTCATGCAGTGGAAGCTGTCTTACCCCTCATATCCTGCCAATCGGATTTGGGGATTAGAGGGAGCTGTGGGTGAGTGGGAAAGATTCCCCCCATCTGCTGAATGAAACCTTCCATTGGCAGAGTGACAGTAATTGGATTTCACCTCCTAAAACAAAATATGTATGGCAAGTTTATATTAACATTCTCAAATGACTAAACAATCACACACTTGGTGAGGAGGACTTGATCCAGGGCTGGCTCCTGCCAAGAAAAACAAGCAATTGGTTTCCCTAAAAGGGACTTAATATTGCTGATGGTGGCAAATCATAGGCACATACAGCTCCTTCTGCCTCCGTGTCCAATTGGCAGGACTCCCTGCACCAAAATAATTCCTAACATATTCTTATGGAAGCCCTTCTGAAAGAGTTTTCAGAAAAGCTTCTCCATTTCCCAACTTTCTGCTTAGAAAATGACATTCCTGATACTGTCTAAATAATTCACCAAGTGTGTGATTGCTTAGTCAATCTCATCTGCTATGTTTTGGATGTGTGACTTCTTATACTTGTCATGTTTGCAAAGTACAGGCTTGCTGTTGATTTCACTCATGTACATTGTTTTTGCAGTACTCCTTTCAGGGGTCATCtaattcttttttccttctcagccatttttttaaaaattgtatcagaagcgacttgagaacatattgcaagttgcttctggtgtgagggactTGTCATCTATAGAGACATTGCCTAGCAGACacttggatgtgttagctgggaggcttccctcatgtccccacaagatagagctgacagacgggagctcaccccattctatggattcaaaccagcaaccttcaggtcagcaacccaaccttcaggtcagcagttcagccagcacaagggtttaacgcattgcgccaccacggctcctagCCACAAATTAACTGTGTATTTATTTAGAACATTTATCTTCCACCTTTAAGGGTACAGAAATACAAATAGAAGAGTGGAAAGAGGCATAGGTCCATATCTATATATGTCACTACATTCACACTAGGCCTGATGCACAATTTTAGAATTAGCAAAAGGTGGAATTCCACACTGTTTTTACTGGCAGTGGCAGTATGAAGTATTTCTGTAACTGTTTCggcaagacatcctgcagcatcttCTACAATAGTCTTACTGAATCACAGCTACTTGCACAAAGCCATGTTACAGTACAATTTTGCCAGCCAGAGATTTTATGTGACCAGCATTTAATTGGATTTAGATTACAAAAGTTACAATTAAcagaacctttttttaaaaaaaaaatactgtactaAATGGAATCATCAATATTTGCTCAGCTAATCACTCCATCAGATTAATTGATTTCTGAACCAATACTGTCTTAATTTGCCACTAGTGTATTTATAGAGAGCCTAATGAACCTCCCACAAGAGAGAGTTTGATATCTCAGACCAGGAtatctgatgatgatgaattaAGTAAATCAGCAGATAGTGGCATCTGTAGGTGGGTGGAGGGTATGCACACTGCACCGGATGGATGACACCAAAACGACTGTCTGTATTTTTTTGTACAGTTTTTCATGGGAGATTCTCTATGCTAAAAagatggtcacccatgctttcccatctTAATCTGATGATGTTGAAAGTGTCAGTGGGTGACACATAAAtcagattacagtgttccctcacttatcgtgggggttaggttcccgCAATacgtgaaaatccatgaagtagagacactatatttattttaatatttatatattattttagtagtcatacactattttaagtttttatcaaccaattgtgtgttgataaatcgcctccttctcctcctgttgccgattgtgctctttttctctccctttggcttctccttcctcccttccttaggctgtagattgtaattttttatgatttataatagtcttttagagtttattgaaaaaccgtgaaacagcgaatccgcaaaaagtgaaccgcaaagtagtgagagaacactgtataagaGTTGCCTTGTAAGATTTGGTAGTGCATGTGACAGATCCATTGAATCTTAGAAACTCTATCATCTCAGTTCAGAATTTTAGACTTTCAGAAAAACTGTGTCAGCTCTTTTGAAATAATATTGGATTCACTAGGTTTTAGAAGACAGTAGTACCATCAGATGTTGATTCAACACAGCAGATTTGCATTGGTGGCTCTCCCAATCCACttattcctattttttaaaataatacagagAACACAAGTGGTGTTGCTGCATCAAAGGGGAAGTATCATATGTTTCTGACACCATTGTAATGGGATAGATTCCAGTTGTTATGTTTTTGATTCAGTTGGCTGTATGTCATGTGCTTAACAGTACTGAAGGGATGAAGAGAAgcactttatttttttctgttcctataAAAACAAAGTCTGATCCATAAAGAGAAGACAAAGAGTAAAGCAAATGAATTCATGGGCACACTTGGTAATGTCATCAAAGGTTTTTTAAACCTAGAATTCAGTAGcaaataaattatttgttttcaAGAGATAATAGAACAAGAGTGGCCTCTTAGGAAGATACCCAAGTATTTAAAGCTTCCAGTCCTCCCAGTTTGTAATCTGGAGTAAAGCAATACAGGAGTTTGCCTAGAGCAGTAACAAACCTAATGTAAACTATTTTGTTCTACATTAGATCCTCAGACTGCTTTTCTAATAAAATTGAGGACGAAATCTGTGGTTCAGCAACAGATCAAGGGCTGACACAATGGAGTTGTCCTTTTTCAGTTGTGAAGAAGATTCAACATCAGACTGGCCATTCTGGTTCGATGAGGAGTCGACTGACCAGCTCTCTGCTCCGTCAGGAAGTTTTGTAGATAACTATTCTTATCTTGCAGGTGAAGGGTCTTCTGGGATGCCTACTACTAGTCAATCCTTATTTCTAGATGTGCAAATACCACTCCTAGACTTAGGTGGGCAGATTCAGCCGTTTGAGGGTAGTGCTGAATTGGACAGCTCCTTGTTGGTTCAATCCGATGATAGTGATTTACAGCATAAATTTCATAGATTCCCTCCTGCTCATCCTTACAGTATACAACGACATGCTGCCAACATTAGAGAAAGAAAGCGGATGCTCAGTATCAACTCTGCCTTTGATGAACTCAGAGGCCATATACCTATGTTCCCTTATGAAAAGCACCTCTCCAAAATTGACACCCTGCGACTGGCCATTGCATATATTGCACTGCTTAGTGATATCTTGACTTCAGGATCCGACCCCAAATCCTATGTGCAGAAATGTATGAAAAATGGATATAAGGGTAATCAGGATGCAATCTGGAACACAAGTGGTAAGTCTATAAATCATATGTTTTTCAATATGCATGTTTCCATTGCAACATTGGAATCAGAGCAGAAGATTCAAGAATCAACTTGAGTTAGCAGAATATTCTCATGCACATATTAATCAGATAATAGAGCAAATGTGGGAAAAGATCGTTAATAATGCAGTGTATTAAAATCTTTTTGTGATGTAAAACCATCTAGTTTTAACTATTGTTTAGTATGTCAATGTGTTTTTAGGCATTTCATTGAAAGATAATACTCCCTAACCGTGAACATGCTTTCAGTCTGATTTGGAAAATCATGCATGACATAATTCATTCAGGTTCCATTTTAGATACTTCACAACTTATAAGAATTGGGCTTTTCTTATAAGGCATTAAGTTGCTTTCTCTTATTTTCATCCATTGAAGATTACAAAAAAATCACTAAGCTTTTTATTGTATTCAGAAAAGACGATCTTTGTTGTTATAAGAATTGTAGCAAAGTTACTTACAAACCttacaataaaaatgatattatAAAAAAATCACTAAGCTCTGCTAAATAAGAAAGCCATTTAAGCAAAGGAAAAACTATACAAATACATAGTGAGTGCTCTGTAATGCTTGGGACTAAAAGTATTTTGTATTTGggatttttcatattttggaatatacatacataatgaaatgTTTTGGAAATTGAACCTaaatctaaatacaaaattcatttatgtttcataaacatAGTGTTGGGTCACTGGCTAGGAAGTGGCAACGCACTTTGGTAGAGCCTGATGAACATTGGGACACTCTTGTCAGTGCCCTGATATTTTTCTTCTCAACTCACTAACAGGGTTCCTTAGTGTCTCTGGTACCTAGCTCTCATATGTGTCTCTCATTTCTTGCAAGGTATCTTCATctgtcttccttcccttccaactTGTAGGTTCTTTCTGCTCTCCCTCATTTTCTATCTATCTTTATTTTTCTTAGGAATTGGCCTTTATGGGGACACTGAGCTCATTGTGTATTCAGTggggaggtgagaagggcagggacCATGAATGACATCCGCAAGTTTCCAGTCAAATTTTGCCTCTTCCATGAACTTTGGGCAATTGGATATAAAATCCCATCCAAATGCCCAACCTTGGTATAAATCAAAATAGAAACCCGTGGTTTAATTTTCACTGATAGAATGAGATAAATCAGTTCCTTAATTAACAGGAGAAAACTGTATGTTAATTAATTCCTTTCAATCATGTTTTCCCCTATTAGTTTCTTCAAACACAACGTAACAGATGGCAAAAGTAATTGGGAGATTACCATTTAGCGTGCTCCCATCTTTCTAAATTAAAATACCATGTTTGTCAGACGGGTGTGTTTTTGTTGAGCTTTTAGACATCTTTTTTAGCTGAAGGGAAATGTGAATAATGGAGGCTGATTCCTCAGAAGAAATTAGAGTTTGTTTCTTCTGAGGCACCTAAGAGTGATTGTGAGCTTTCCTCCCTTTGTCTGGCTTATTactcttctctcttcttttctctctttctctcttcctccagaTCTAATAGCCCGCTTGTCCTGGGTGAAATGGAATTAAGAGATACCCTGTATACAAGGGAGTGGGAAAGGATCTTCTTCAAAGGATTTGGCAGCTTTACACCATCAGTCACATTCCCATCATCCATAAAAGTACAATCGTGATTTTATTTCTCTTAGAATTCATTGGATCTGGACATGAACAACTAGCAGTGCTTGTACAAATACCAGGGTAAATGCATCTCCAGCTTATGCCACTTTAATGCATAAGCTGACCTGTCTGAACCTATCTCCCTTTATGATCCAGTACAATTGTTAAAATCTTTTggagaagccctgctctcagtcccaccccatcACAGGAGCAATtgatgggaatgagagacagggccttcttggtggtggccctttggctgtggaattcccttcccagtAACATCAGAACAACACCCTCACTCTTAAGCTTTAGGAAACAAAGCTCAGCTGGTACTAGACCTctgatatgttttaatcatctgaaatattatttataattgatatgtatatgtttttatagtttttaatattgtgttttactgttattgttattgtctgaatctggcattgaattattgcttgAATCCCCCTACAGAAGtgggaagggtggggtataagttcagcaaataaacaaagaaataaatgctcattttaaaTGTATCGAAATGTGTTTTGGCATCATGTCTAAAAAAATGGAATAATCTTAGCTGATTATCTTCATAATGGTAGGACAATGAGGTACATGTTCTAAATGTTTAGAAACTGGAAGCCAAAATGCTAATAGTAATACAAAGTTTGTTCATAAAAAACTGATATCATAGGCTAGAACCCACCACCTTAATAGAGCCCTGGTGTGCCTTCCATGGTCAGTATGTCACAGTATCTTTTGATTTCCATTGATTCAGCTACATATAGTGTTGCCCCTCTCCCCCATGTACATGAATtttgcacccacagattcaaccatccatagctgTCATAATTTCCGATGCTTACAAGTACATCTGGACTTCTAGGCCATCCATATACTGCTGTtaatgttgttgtgtgacttcaagacatttctgacatACGCTAATTCTTGCCAATATTTGTTCAGTAGACATTTGTTATCACTTTCaacttggagtcttcatggacaacaagttgaacatgagccaacagtgtgatgcatcagcttaaaaagccaatgggattttaggctgtatcaaaaggagtacagtttctagatcagtggttctcaacctagggtctccaggtgttgttggccttcaactcccagaaatcttaacagctggtaaacaggctgggatttctaggagttgtagggcaaaaacatctggggaccccaggttgagagccactggtttAGATCAAagaaagtcatggtgcctctctattctgctttggccagacctcacctggaatattgtgtccagttctgagcactacTATTTAAGAGAGACATTGACAAGTTGGGATGTGACCAGGGGAGGGTGACTAAAGTGATCAAAGatttggagaccatgaatccttatgaggagcggcttaaaaagctgggcatgtttagcctgcaaaagagaaggttgggAGAAGACATGATAactatgtataaatatttgaaaggctgtcataaggaaaagtgagcagacttgttttctgctgctctggaaactagaactcaaggcaatggattcaaattacaggagagaaattccacctgaacaccaagaagaacttcctgactttaAGAGTTGTTTCATCagttggaattctctgcctcaaagtgtagcagaagctccttccttggaagattttaaacagaggctggatggccatctgtcaggggtgctttaattgtgtttttcctgcatggcagagggttggactagatggcctatacagtatcttccaactctatgatgcgaTGTGATGATtctatgaggctgagagaatgtg
Encoded here:
- the LOC134295596 gene encoding uncharacterized protein LOC134295596; this translates as MELSFFSCEEDSTSDWPFWFDEESTDQLSAPSGSFVDNYSYLAGEGSSGMPTTSQSLFLDVQIPLLDLGGQIQPFEGSAELDSSLLVQSDDSDLQHKFHRFPPAHPYSIQRHAANIRERKRMLSINSAFDELRGHIPMFPYEKHLSKIDTLRLAIAYIALLSDILTSGSDPKSYVQKCMKNGYKGNQDAIWNTSDLIARLSWVKWN